The Diaminobutyricimonas aerilata nucleotide sequence ACGGCTTCGGCTGCGGCCAGGAACGAGTCCCAATCAGTGATGTCGTCCGCGGAGAGCCCAGCCCGTTCGAGCACGGTCTCGTTGACGATGAGACCGGACACCGCGGTGTCGACCGGCAGGGCGAAGAACTCTCCGTCGTCGTTCTTCATGACCGGCGCGAGCGCCGGGTTGAAGTGCTCGGCCCACGGCTCGTCCTGCAGTGGTGCGAGGAACTGGCCGTAGCGCAGCAGCGACCACCCGTGGGTGGCCCAGATGTCTGGTGGGTTCCGCGCGGCCAGGCGCACCTTGATCTGGGATTCGTAGTCGTTGCCGCCGGTCTTCAGGTCGATGTCGACGCCGGGGTTCTCGGACTCGAACTGCTCCGTGATCTCGGTCAGCACGGCGAGCAGGGGGGAGTCGGCCGCTTGCGCGGTCTGGAACTCGAGAGTCACCTTCCCCGAGTCGGATGCGCCGCCGGCGCAGGAGCTGAGCATCAGTGCCGTGACGCCCGCTGTGAGGGCAGCGGTTGCGCTGCGGGACCGTGACTTCATCGTCGAACCTCCGTCGTCGAGGGGTGGACCTGGCGGCCTGTTGAGCGGGGACGTTACCCGAGTAAATCGCGCGACACAAGAGCCCGATGCGAACTCGACGTGCCGCATGTTCATTGGGTTGACTCGGGTAACGACGGATGCCACACTGACCCGACGCGCGTCGCCGGAGGACCTCGATCCGCGCCGCGGATTCCCCCACGGAAGGACCGGAGATGACATTCACCCTCGGCATGGTCGGTGCCGGCCAGTTCTCGGCGCACTTCGCCTCGCTGTTCCAGCTGCACCCCGGGATCTCGGCCGTGTACGCCACCGATGCGATCCCCGAGCGGGCCGACCAGCTCGTGCGCGACCTCGGCCTGGCCGGCACGCGGCCGGACTTCGATGCGATGATCGCCGATCCGTCGATCGACGCGGTCGCGATCTTCACCCAGCGTTGGACGCACGGGCCGCTCGTCGTCGCGGCGCTCCGCGCGGGCAAGCACGTGTACTCGGCCGTCCCGATGGCCATCTCCGTCGACGAGATCGCGGCCATCATCGACGCCGTCCGCGAGACCGGCCTCACCTACATGATGGGCGAGACGAGCCAGTACAACCCGGCCACGGTGTTCGCGCGCCAGCGACTCGCCGAGGGTGCGTTCGGTCGCGTGTTCTACGCCGAGGGCGACTACCTGCACGACATGGATCTCGGGTTCTACGATGCCTACCGGTACTCGGGCGGCGAGGGGTGGCGTGCCACGGCGAGCTACCCGCCGATGTGGTATCCGACGCACTCGATCGGCGGCGTACTCGGCGCGATCCCCACCTACGCGACGAGCGTCAGCTGCATCGGCGTGCGTGACGACCGGAACGACGGCGTCTTCGACACCGAGGTGAGCATGTTCGGCAACGACTTCTCGAACGCCACGGCACTGTTCGAGCTCGCCGGCGGGGGGTCGATGCGCATCAACGAGTTCCGCCGTGTCGGCTATCCGTCTCCGCTGCGGGAGAGCCGGTTCCGCTGGTTCGGCACGGAGGGCAGCTTCGAGCAGCTCGCGACCACGTCGGTCTGGCAGGACAAGCAGGGCGCCGAGGATGTGTCCGCCGTCATCGCGACCCGCGCGACGCTCTCCGAGGACGACCCCCGGCTGGCCAACGTCGCCCCGTCGCTGCGGAGTGCCTTCGTCTCCGGTCACGCGCCGGTGCATGACGCGGAAGCGGCGCGGTTGCCGAAGGAGTTCGCGGTGGCACCCGACGGCCACGAGGGCAGCCACCAGTTCCTCGTCGACGACTTCGTGCGGGCCATCAGCGACGGGGTCGTCCCGCCCGTGAACGCCTGGACGGCCGCTCGGTACACGCTGCCGGGCCTCATCGCTCATCAATCGGCCCTCGCCGGCGGCGAGCGACTCACCATCCCGGACTTCGGCGACGCTCCGGGATCCCGCTGATTCCGCCCCGCACCGTCGCCGCGAGCACGGATCCCGCCGCGTCGTATGGTGTGACCAGTCGAAGAGGAGGGCGATGACCCAGTCGAGTCCGCGGAAGGTGACGCGCGCCGACGTCGCACGACTCGCGGGCGTCAGCGATGCGGTCGTCAGCTACACGCTCAACGGTGGCGCTCCGGTGGCCCCCGCGACCGCACAACGGGTGCGCGAGGCTGTCGCGACCCTCGGCTACCGCCCGAATCAGGCTGCACGAGCACTCAAGTCGGGCTCGGCGAGCACGCTCGTGCTCGTCGTGCCCGACGGGGACGACCCGGTCTTCGCGAACGCGTTCTTCAGCGAATTCGCGAGCGCGATCGAGGCGGCAGCGCGCCGACGCGGGTACGCCCTGTACACCACCGCGTCGTCACTGGAATCCGAGCAGCTCCTGACCCGGTTCCACGAGTTCGCGTCCCGTCAGGTGGACGGCGTTCTCGTGCTCCCCGCCGGTGCACCGCTCGACGTGTCCGCGCTCGACGCGGTCGGCATCCCGTGGCTGCAGCTGAACACCGCGACCCCGCAGCCCGGCCTCGCGAGCCTCGGGGTGGACCTGCGCGCCGGCGCCATCGAGGCCACGCGTCACCTGATCGAGCACGGGCACCGTTCGATCGGATACGTCGGCGAGCCGAACACCGATGAGCTCCGCTACCTCGGATGGATGGAGGCCTGCACCGACGCCGGTGTGGCACCCGGGCCGTTCATCGCGACGGAGCTGACCCGGATCGGCGGGTATCGTGCCGGGCTCGCCCTCGCGGTGGACGACGACCGTCCCTCGGCGTTGTTCGTCGCCTCGGATCGCACGGCCCTCGGTCTGTTGCGTGCCTTCCATGAGCGACGCATCGACGTTCCGGGCGACGTCGCGATGGTGGCGTTCGACGGGTCGTGGGAGACCGAGTACTCCTGGCCTGCACTCTCGTCGGTGCGGCAACCCATCGAGGCGATGGCCGACTCGGCCGTGCGGCGGGTGCTCGAACGCTCGGACGCCGACCTCACGCACGAGGTGTTCGCCGGCGAGCTGGTGCTGCGCAACTCGTGCGGGCAGCACTGAACTTTCGCGTGACGGCGAACTCCGTCTATTGACTTTCGATAGATTCACGCTGATACTCGATGGATGCCGACGATCCGTGTTCCCGTGCTGCTTCTTCGCGTCTTCCTCGCGACGCTGTTCGCGTTCCTCATCGTGATGCAGGTCATGAGCCTGCCGGGCGACGTCACCCACGACGTGCAGCAGGCGCCGGAGGCGGCGCACCTGCTGTGGCCGATCCTCGTGGTCGCCGAACTCGGGGTGCTGTGCGTGCAGGTCGTGATCGTCTGCACGTGGCGGCTGCTCACGATGGTGCAGAAGGACCGGATCTTCAGCGAGGCGTCTCTTCGCTGGGTCGACGGCATCGTCTGGGCGTTCGTGATCGCCTGGTCGCTGCTCGCGGGCCTCGCGGTCTACCTGACAGCGTTCATCTACTTCACGCCGGAACTGCGTGACCCGGGCATCCCGATCGTGCTGTTCGGCATGGTGCTGATCGGCGCCGTGCTCGTGCTGCTCATGGTGGTACTGCGAGCGTTGCTGCGGCAGGCGACCGCACTGCGCACCGACATGGAAGGCGTCATCTGATGCCCATCGTCGTGCGCATCGACGTCGAGCTCGCCAAGCGCAAGATGAGCGTGGGGGAGTTCGCGGAACGGGTGGGTCTCACCCCGGCGAACGTCGCGGTGCTCAAGAACGGCCGGGCGAAGGCGGTGCGGTTCAGCACGCTCGAGGCGATGTGTCGCACGCTCGAGTGCCAGCCGGGCGACCTGCTCGAGTGGGTCGACGAGGACTGATCCGCGCTCCGTCGTCAGCTCGCAAGACCGATCGCGAGGGCGAGGACGCCCAGCAGCGGCGGGCCGAGCTGGATGATCGCCGCCCGGGCGTTCGCAGGCCTTGAGAGCAGCAGCACGAGTCCTGCCGCCACCATCGATCCCGCGCCGACGTACACGAGCGTCGCGCCGATCACGGTCGAGCCCGCGGCCACGAACACGATGCCGAGCGCCGTCGCGATGGCGAGGAACAGGTTGTAGAAGCCCTGGTTGAAGGCGAGCACCTTGGTCGCGGCGGCCTCCTCGGGCGTCCTCACCCGGAACGTGCGGCGGGTGCTCTCGCGCTCCCACGCGATCGACTCGAGGTAGAACACGTACACGTGCACGAGGGCGGCGAAACCGACGAGCACGAGACCGACGACGACGACCATGGGCTGCCTCCTGTGCGTTCACGGATGGACGACGCTCACTCTATGAGGCGGGTGGTTCCGCGGTGCTCCCTTCGACAGGCTCAGGGAGCGAACGGGTCCACGATGCCGTGCTCCCTTCGACAGGCTCAGGGAGCGAACGGGTCCACGATGCCGTGCTCGCTCCGACGGGCTCAGGGAGCGAACGGGTCGGCGTAGGTGTTCAGGATGCGCCGCCACTCCGAGTCGTACCAGTCGGCAAGCGGGTCGGGACCGATCCGCTCGAGTTCGGGGGCGTCACCCGCCGGCGACACCTCGAACGCCGGAGTCGGTGGGGGAGGCCCGTAGCGGATCTCCGGTTCGGAGAGATGGGTCGATCCGAGCGGGGAGGTCCACTCGAGGTCACCCGGGGCGGGACCGGGTCTCACCGTCCAGCCCGTGTGATGTTTCAGGGTGTGATGAGCTCGGCACAGGTGAGCGAGGTTGAGGTGATCGGTGGCTCCGCCGTCCGCCCAGTCGGTCGTGTGGTCGAGGTCACACCGGTCGGCAGCGCGCCCGCAGCCGGGGAAGCGGCAGGTGCCGTCCCGCATCCGCAGCCAGTCCCTCATCGCGGTCGTCGGCCGGTACCGGGTGCGGCCGATGGAGAGCGCCGCGCCGGTCTCCGGGTGGGTGAGTACCCGGGTGAATGAGGGCGCGTCGGCGGTGAGCCGGCACGCGGTCTCCAGGTCGACGGGGCCGAAGCCGTCGAGCACGGGCGGTTCGTCCGACTGCCCGAGGAGGGTGAGGACGGGCACCGTCAGTCGCACCGTCGGTACGATCGGGCTGGCACCGGGGGCGTCGCCGCCGAGCAGGAGCTCGGTCAACGTGTCGGCCATGATCTGGCGACGGGACCGCGTCTCTTCCGGCGCGCCCCGCAGCCCGAGCGCGGTGTCCTCGAGCCGGTTGAGGATGGCGGTGGCCTCGACGGCGGGAAGGTAGGCGGTCAGGTACGCCATCTGGTCGTGCGTGTACTCCACCGCGACGTGACGTTCTTCAGCGGCGGCCCGGTGCCGCTCGACCGCCTTCTCGGCCGTGATCTTCTGCCGCAGCATCCGCACGCGGTGATCGAATCGGGCCGAATTCATCCGCTCGGCGACACGCAACGCGCCCTTCTCGAGCTCCACGACCTGCTCCGCCGTGAGGCCGACGCTGTGCCGAACCATCACATGTGCATGTCGTTCGCTGATCGACCCCTCTCGGAACACGCGAAGCGTGCCCGGAAGTCGCTCATGCAGGGCCCACGCGGTCTGCAGCAACTGCTCCGCCGTGCGCTCGGTGGTGGACAGCATCGTCGCGACCTCGGCGCGGAGCGACCGCCATCCCAGCTCGGAATCGGCGCGGAACCGTACCCCATCCGCCGCGGACGGGGCGCCGCAGGCGAGGCGGAATCGCTCGACCAGCTCCAGACGACGGAAGGCGGCGATGTTGACCTCGCGGTCGACCATCTGCAGCTCTTCGGCGAGCAGGAACTGCGCCTCGAGCCCCGCGCCGGCAGGCGCCATCGCGGCGACTTCCGCGGCGGTGCTGCCCTGCTCCATACCCACAGGACACCAGACACCACCGACATTCGGACCCACGCGTCCGACCGGGGGGAGGCCGGACTCACCGAGAGTGGGGAGGCGGCGAACCGACCAAGGACACCCCCGCCCATGACGGGGGACGGACGGTCCACGTCCCCCGAAACGCCGACGGTGCCCCGAACGGGGGGCGGGGTACTCTGTAGGCGGAGAGCAGTAGAACCGGCGTTCTATTGGGAGAGATTCATGAAAGCGGTCATCAAGAAGTTCGTCCCGCGGTCGGCGCGGAAGTGGTACTCGGACCAGCGACGCCAGCAGGTGGCGCGCCGCGAGTACCGCCTCGACCGCCGACGCTACATGCGCGCCGCCGCGCCCCCGGATTCCGCGGTCGCCTACGGCGTCACCGGCCGGCAGCTCGAGACCCAGCTCACGAAGGACTACCACCGCGTCGAGAAGGGGCTGGCCCTCGCCGCCCCGAAGACGCAGTTCGGTGCGGCCGTCTCGCAGCGACTGGAGTCGCTCATCCCGGTCGCCCGGCGCGAGGCGCTCGTCGGCGCACACGTCGGCTACGCGGAGGACGCTCGTACGGCGCTCACGAGCTGGAACACCGACGCGGTGCGTGCCGACGTCGTGAGCCCCCTCGGAGCCGACATCACCCGCCACGACCTGACCACGGATGAGGTGACGCGGTTCTTCGAGAGCCGCCGCAGCATCCGCGACTTCGATTCCTCGCGGAGGGTGCCGCGCGAAGTGCTGCTGCATGCCGCGAACCTCGCCGGCCACACCCCGTCGGTGTGCAACCGCCAGTCGTGGACGGCCCACTTCTTCGACGACCCCGAGCAGGTGCGTCGGGTGCTGAAGTTCCAGAACGGCAATCGCGGGTTCGCCGAGCAGGTGCCCTGTGTGGCCGTGATCACGGTCGACTCGCGGCTCTTCGCCGGGGTCGAGGAACGCAATCAACCCCACATCGAGGGCGGCCTCTTCGCGATGAGCCTCGTGCACGCGCTGCACGGGCTCGGCGTCGGCACGTGCATGCTGAACATGTCCGTACGCAACGATCGGGCGGACCGCCTGCGTGCCGCGATCGGTCTCGAGGAGCACGATCAGGTCATCCTGATGGTCGCGATCGGATACCCCGCGCCGGGCTTCCGAGTCGCACGCTCGCCTCGCCGCACCACGGACGAGATCGCCGTCATCCACTGACGGAGGCGGGTCGGCGCGGTGTCGCGCGCACGCAGGCAATACTCTGGGCACATGCAGCACGACGTCGACGGCAGCGCGGGCGACCCGCCGATCCGCCGGCGGTCCAACTATCGGCCGCCTCCCGAGGGGTTCCGCTACCCGTTCACCGACGGGGTTCCGGGCGACACTCCACGGTCCGATACCGACGCGGATGCGACGGAACCGACGCCCGAGTGGCCTGCGGCGCCCGAGGTGCACACGCCACCCGTCGCGCCCGATCCGGCCCCGGCGCCGGTCCGCGACACCCATATCGCCCCGACGGCAGCTGAAGCCGCCGCCGCCACCGGCGCCGCCTCGACCGGCACGCCGGGGGAGCCGCCGATCGCGGCGTCGAGTCCCATCGCACCGGGCGCTGCCCCCTCGCCCGAGGCGCCGGTCGTGGATTCAGCGGCACCCTCCGCGTCCGGTCCCGACGAGTCGAGCACCCTCGACCGCATCGAGTGGCTGCAGGCCGAGCTCGCCCGCAGATCGCTCGAGTCGCCCGCCACCGCCGAGCCGCAGCCTCCCGCCGGTCCCACGGCGCCGACGGCATCCGTACCGCCCGCACCGGCTGCCGAGCCGATATCGCCGTTCGGGCCGCGCTTCATCGACCCCTCCGAGGAACAGCAGGCGGCCCCTGCCGCGGGGGAACCCACGCCGGCACCGTCATACATCTCCGATCCCGCTCCCCTCCCCATCGAGCCCGCCTGGACGCTCGAGCCGGCTCCCGCTACCGACGCCGCCCCCGACGAACCGGCGACCCGGCGACTCGAAGCGATCGACGAGACGTCGGCGCCGTCCGTCCCCGTCGAGGCGGAGTCCGTCGCCGGTGCCACCGCGACGGACGATGCGGACGAGCCCGACCCGTTCGAGGAGCTGCTCGCACTCGTCGGCGGAGGTGACGACCGCGAGCCGGGGGCGTCCGTCGAGACGCCGATCACCGGTGACGCGCCGGCTGCGACGCCCGATCCGTTCGATGCCCTGCTGAGCGGGAGCACGCCGGCGGTCGATGGGCATCACGGCGCCGAGGCGGAGAACGACGGTGAGCCCGAGGGCCGGCGCGGGCTCCGCGGCTGGTTCGGCCGCGGCCGCCGGGAGTGACCGCAGACGTCGGTGCGGGGCCCGCCTACACTGAAGGGATGCCCCACGTGCTCTCCTCCGTGCTCGCGGTGATCGAGTCGGCATGGCCCCGATCGGGTGCCGAGAGCTGGGACGCCGTGGGCCTCATCAGCGGGGATCCGCAGGCGCCGGTCGAACGCATCCACCTCGCGGTGGACGCCGTCGCGGCGACCGTCGACGAGGCGCTCGACGCCGGCGCGCAGCTGCTCGTCGTGCATCACCCCCTGTTGCTGCGTGGGGTG carries:
- a CDS encoding Gfo/Idh/MocA family protein, with product MTFTLGMVGAGQFSAHFASLFQLHPGISAVYATDAIPERADQLVRDLGLAGTRPDFDAMIADPSIDAVAIFTQRWTHGPLVVAALRAGKHVYSAVPMAISVDEIAAIIDAVRETGLTYMMGETSQYNPATVFARQRLAEGAFGRVFYAEGDYLHDMDLGFYDAYRYSGGEGWRATASYPPMWYPTHSIGGVLGAIPTYATSVSCIGVRDDRNDGVFDTEVSMFGNDFSNATALFELAGGGSMRINEFRRVGYPSPLRESRFRWFGTEGSFEQLATTSVWQDKQGAEDVSAVIATRATLSEDDPRLANVAPSLRSAFVSGHAPVHDAEAARLPKEFAVAPDGHEGSHQFLVDDFVRAISDGVVPPVNAWTAARYTLPGLIAHQSALAGGERLTIPDFGDAPGSR
- a CDS encoding LacI family DNA-binding transcriptional regulator — translated: MTQSSPRKVTRADVARLAGVSDAVVSYTLNGGAPVAPATAQRVREAVATLGYRPNQAARALKSGSASTLVLVVPDGDDPVFANAFFSEFASAIEAAARRRGYALYTTASSLESEQLLTRFHEFASRQVDGVLVLPAGAPLDVSALDAVGIPWLQLNTATPQPGLASLGVDLRAGAIEATRHLIEHGHRSIGYVGEPNTDELRYLGWMEACTDAGVAPGPFIATELTRIGGYRAGLALAVDDDRPSALFVASDRTALGLLRAFHERRIDVPGDVAMVAFDGSWETEYSWPALSSVRQPIEAMADSAVRRVLERSDADLTHEVFAGELVLRNSCGQH
- a CDS encoding DUF2975 domain-containing protein, with translation MPTIRVPVLLLRVFLATLFAFLIVMQVMSLPGDVTHDVQQAPEAAHLLWPILVVAELGVLCVQVVIVCTWRLLTMVQKDRIFSEASLRWVDGIVWAFVIAWSLLAGLAVYLTAFIYFTPELRDPGIPIVLFGMVLIGAVLVLLMVVLRALLRQATALRTDMEGVI
- a CDS encoding helix-turn-helix domain-containing protein — protein: MPIVVRIDVELAKRKMSVGEFAERVGLTPANVAVLKNGRAKAVRFSTLEAMCRTLECQPGDLLEWVDED
- a CDS encoding DUF1304 domain-containing protein encodes the protein MVVVVGLVLVGFAALVHVYVFYLESIAWERESTRRTFRVRTPEEAAATKVLAFNQGFYNLFLAIATALGIVFVAAGSTVIGATLVYVGAGSMVAAGLVLLLSRPANARAAIIQLGPPLLGVLALAIGLAS
- a CDS encoding HNH endonuclease signature motif containing protein, whose protein sequence is MEQGSTAAEVAAMAPAGAGLEAQFLLAEELQMVDREVNIAAFRRLELVERFRLACGAPSAADGVRFRADSELGWRSLRAEVATMLSTTERTAEQLLQTAWALHERLPGTLRVFREGSISERHAHVMVRHSVGLTAEQVVELEKGALRVAERMNSARFDHRVRMLRQKITAEKAVERHRAAAEERHVAVEYTHDQMAYLTAYLPAVEATAILNRLEDTALGLRGAPEETRSRRQIMADTLTELLLGGDAPGASPIVPTVRLTVPVLTLLGQSDEPPVLDGFGPVDLETACRLTADAPSFTRVLTHPETGAALSIGRTRYRPTTAMRDWLRMRDGTCRFPGCGRAADRCDLDHTTDWADGGATDHLNLAHLCRAHHTLKHHTGWTVRPGPAPGDLEWTSPLGSTHLSEPEIRYGPPPPTPAFEVSPAGDAPELERIGPDPLADWYDSEWRRILNTYADPFAP
- a CDS encoding nitroreductase family protein, coding for MKAVIKKFVPRSARKWYSDQRRQQVARREYRLDRRRYMRAAAPPDSAVAYGVTGRQLETQLTKDYHRVEKGLALAAPKTQFGAAVSQRLESLIPVARREALVGAHVGYAEDARTALTSWNTDAVRADVVSPLGADITRHDLTTDEVTRFFESRRSIRDFDSSRRVPREVLLHAANLAGHTPSVCNRQSWTAHFFDDPEQVRRVLKFQNGNRGFAEQVPCVAVITVDSRLFAGVEERNQPHIEGGLFAMSLVHALHGLGVGTCMLNMSVRNDRADRLRAAIGLEEHDQVILMVAIGYPAPGFRVARSPRRTTDEIAVIH